From one Trifolium pratense cultivar HEN17-A07 linkage group LG1, ARS_RC_1.1, whole genome shotgun sequence genomic stretch:
- the LOC123920813 gene encoding glycolipid transfer protein 2-like: MKSGKREMEKKSEISCVIEELSMVIIVKPCGENHEVAHIPIKPFLSICYLILQILDKIGPTMAVLRQDVFQNIKRLELMHESNPTMISNNLVEILKLEATEGNAKKGSSCSKAFVWLTRTLDFTSSLLQILSKDPDKKMDKIVEESYDVTLKPWHGWISSTASRVALKLVPENKTFINLLKTEDEDGEMLNHKMQILGSLLVPFLEDIHCILRLYNLDKLKST, from the exons ATGAAGAGTGGTAAGAGAGAAATGGAGAAGAAATCAGAAATAAGTTGTGTCATTGAAGAGCTTTCTATGGTGATAATAGTTAAACCTTGTGGAGAAAATCATGAAGTTGCTCATATTCCAATTAAGCCTTTTCTCTCTATATGTTATTTGATTCTACAAATTCTTG ATAAAATTGGGCCAACAATGGCTGTTTTGAGACAAGATGTGTTCCAAAATATCAAG AGATTGGAACTGATGCATGAATCAAATCCAACAATGATTTCAAATAATTTggttgaaatattaaaattagaAGCAACAGAAGGCAATGCAAAGAAGGGGTCTAGCTGCAGTAAAGCCTTTGTTTGGCTCACAAG GACCTTGGATTTCACCTCGTCATTGTtacaaatattatcaaaagaTCCAGATAAGAAAATGGACAAAATAGTTGAAGAATCTTATGATGTAACATTAAAACCGTGGCATGGATGGATTTCATCAACTGCATCAAGG GTGGCTCTAAAATTAGTTCCAGAAAATAAAACATTCATCAATCTCCTTAAGACTGAAGATGAAGACGGTGAAATGTTGAACCATAAAATGCAGATATTGGGTTCTCTGCTTGtgccttttcttgaagatattcaCTGTATTTTA AGATTGTATAACTTGGACAAGCTGAAATCAACATGA